The following coding sequences lie in one Treponema socranskii subsp. buccale genomic window:
- the thrH gene encoding bifunctional phosphoserine phosphatase/homoserine phosphotransferase ThrH, protein MFITCLDLEGVLVPEIWIAFSEATGIPELRRTTRDEPNYDTLMRYRIDILDKHNLGLNEIRETIKKIDPMPGAKDFLDELRSFSQVLILSDTFEQFAAPLMEKLGRPTIFCNTLEHDASGKITGYKMRCPESKLATVKALQSVGFETIAAGDSFNDLAMIKASKAGFLFKSTEQIIKDNPSLPAYTEYSELLAGIKNAMRR, encoded by the coding sequence ATGTTTATCACTTGTCTTGATCTTGAAGGCGTGCTCGTTCCCGAAATATGGATCGCGTTCAGCGAAGCGACCGGCATTCCCGAACTGCGGCGTACGACGCGCGACGAACCGAACTACGATACGCTGATGCGCTACCGGATCGATATTCTCGACAAACACAATCTCGGTTTGAACGAAATCCGCGAAACGATTAAAAAAATCGACCCGATGCCCGGTGCAAAAGATTTTCTCGACGAACTGCGTTCGTTTTCGCAAGTGCTCATCTTGAGCGATACCTTCGAACAGTTTGCCGCTCCGCTTATGGAAAAGCTCGGCCGTCCGACGATTTTCTGCAATACGCTGGAACACGACGCAAGCGGAAAGATCACCGGTTACAAAATGCGCTGCCCCGAAAGCAAACTCGCGACGGTAAAAGCGTTGCAGTCGGTCGGCTTCGAAACGATCGCGGCGGGAGATTCGTTTAACGATCTCGCGATGATCAAAGCTTCCAAAGCGGGATTTTTATTTAAATCGACGGAGCAGATTATTAAAGATAATCCCTCGCTTCCGGCGTACACCGAATACTCGGAGCTCCTT